The genomic interval TATCGCCCCCACCATCAGGGCGATCGCGCCGAACGCGACGGCGAGGTTGACCGTCAGCGTCCGCCGCGTCCGCCGCCCCAGCCCCAACACGTAGGGTATCTTGCCCAGGTCGTCGCCCATCAACACGACGTCGGCGGTTTCGAGCGCGACGTCCGTCCCGGCGCCGCCCATCGCGATGCCGAGGTCGGCCGTCGCGAGCGCCGGCGCGTCGTTGACGCCGTCCCCGACCATCGCGACGGTGTCGTACCGCGTCGCCAGCTCCTCGACGGTCGCCACCTTCTCCTCGGGCAGGAGTTCCGCCCGCACCTCGTCGATGCCGACCGCCTCGCCGATGCGTCGCGCCACCCGCTCGTTGTCGCCGGTCAGCATCAGTATCCGCTCCACACCCAGCGACCGGAGGTCGGCGACCATCTCGGCGGCCCCGGGCCGCAGGGTGTCGGTGTACGCGAGCCACCCCAGCACGCGCGCGGTACCGTCCGTCTCGCGCACGACGAGGACGCTCGTCTTCCCCTCCGATTCGAGCGCGGCCAGCCGCTCCAGCCCGCGGTCCAGCCCCTCGACGGTCCCGTCGAGGACCGTCTCGACGTAGCTCCGGTTCCCGATGTGGACCGTGCCGTCCCCGACCGCCGCCCGGACGCCCTTCCCGGCCACGGCCCGGAAGTCGCGCGCCTCGGGGACGTCGAGCGCCCGGTCCTCGGCCGCCCGTACCGTCGCCCGCGCGAGGTGGTGTTCGGAGCGGCCCTGGACGGCGGCGGCGAGCGCGAGCAGGTCGCTTTCGCCCTCCGCCCCGTCGCGGACGAGCACGTCGGTCAGTTCCGTGTCGCCCCGGGTGAGCGTCCCCGTCTTGTCGAACGCCACGGCGTCGACGGTCGCCGCCGCCTCGACGTGTTCGCCGCCCTTGAACAGGACGCCCTGCCGGCCGCCCGAGGCGATGGCCGACAGCACCGCGGCGGGCGTCGAGATGATGACCGCACACGGGGAGGCGGCGACCATCAGCGTCATCGCGCGGTAGAACGCCCCCGTGAACTCGCTGCCGAGCGACAGCGGGACGGCGACGGCCGCGACCGTGAGTCCGAACACACCGAGCACGTACGGCTGTTCCAGGCGGTCGATGAGCCGCTGGGTCGGGGCCTTCTCGCTCTGCGCGCGCTCGACCATGTGGATGAGCCGCGTGATGGCCGACTCGTGTGCCCGCCGCGTGGTCTCTATCTCCAGACTCCCGCCCTCGTTGATGGTCCCGGCGAACACCTCGTCGCCGGGCCCCTTCGCGACCGGCATCGACTCGCCGGTGAGCGACGCCTGGTCCACCGCGCTCTCGCCGGCCACGACGACGCCGTCGAGCGGCACCCTGTCGCCCGGCCGGACGACGAACACGTCGCCGACCGCCACCTCGTCTATCGGGACGGCCGTCTCCGACCCGTCGCGTATCACTCGCGCGGACTCCGGGCGCATCTCGACGAGCGACTCGATGGCGCGCCGCGACCGGCCGATGGCGTAGTGCTGGAGCGTGTTCGACAGCGAGAACAGGAACAGCAGCATCGCCCCCTCGAACGGCGCCCCGATGGAGAGCGCGCCGAGCGCGGCGACGATCATCAGCAGGTCGATGTCGACGGCTCGGTGCCGCAGCGTCTCGACCGCGCCCCGGAGCCCGTACCAGCCGCCGAAGGCGTACGCCGCGCCGTAGCCCAGCCACGCCAGCGCCCGCGGCCCGTCGAGCCACCCGGTCGCGAGGCCGACACCCATCCCGACGAGCGCGAGCGCGGTGAAGACGACCTCGCGCCGCAGGTCCGTTCCCGTCCCCGCGTCCGCCCCCTCCGACGCCGGGCCGTCGGTGACGGGCACGTCGTGGTCGCGTACCAGCCGTTCGAGCGCGTCCTCGGTGACGGCCTCCGCGTCGTAGCTGATGCGGACGGTTCCGGTGCGGAACGACACGTCCGCGTCGTGGACGCCGGGCGTCCCCGCGAGCGCCCGCTCGATGGAGCGCGCCCCTGCGTCACCGCGCCCGCCCCGGCGCGCGACGGGGATGACACACACCGACGGACGCGCCGGTTCCTCTGGACGCGCGGAGGCGTCGGAACTCATCGGACGACGGTCACCGGCCGCCGGCCGTCCCGTACCACCCGCTCGGCCACGCTCCCGAGGAGCGCCCGCTCGATGCCCTCGCGCCCGTGGCTCCCCAGCAGTATCAGGTCGACGTCGTGGTCCTCGGCGTAGTCGAGTATCGCCCGCGCGGGCCGGCCGACCGTCGTCGCCGTCGCGAGTTCGACACCGTGTTCGTCCGCGATACCCCGCGCCTCCTCGTGAATCTCCGCCGCCCGCTCCCGTGCCCGCTCGTACCAGCCGTCGGCGACGGGAAGCCCCCCGGCCTCCGCGGCGACTATCGAATCGACCGGGTCGATGACGTGGAGGGTCGTGACGGACGCCCCCGGGAAGTTCTCGACGGCGTAGCGGACGGCGCGGCGGGCGAGCGGCGAGCCGTCGACGGGAACGAGAAGGCTGTCCGGCATACCGGTGATGTGCCACGTGAACATATGAGAATACCGCTCGGGGGGCCGGGCCGCTTCGGGACCGCGTCCGTCGCGGTCGCGCCGCTCGGCAGTCCGGTCGTCGCCCCGGTTCCCGGCCGCTCCCGCCTCCTCCGGGCGGCTTTCGGACGCTCCCTCTCTTCGCCTTTCGCGGCCGGAACACCGATTTGCTATCGCAGTATATCGTTTATGTTTCCTCGCCTCCCCCGCCGGGCGGGCGTATTTTGGTCCCACGGCCCCTCGCTCCGGCCAATGAAGGAGTACGAGCGGGAGATACTGCTCGAACGCATCGGGCGGGAGTCGGCCACCGTCGGCGCCGAGATCCCCGAACGCATCGAGGTGCAGGGGGAGGAGATCGACCTGCGCTCGTTCGTCTTCGAGATAAAGCGGCGCGACACGGTCCCCGCGGGCGAGCGCGAGCGCGTCGAGCGGGCGAAGAAGAACCTCCGGCGCGAGCGCCTCCAGCGGAAACAGCGAATCGAGGAGGACGAGGTGAACTTCGAGGAGGGGGAGGCCCTCGCCGCGGCCGTCATCGGCATCGACCGCGCGCTCAACGCCCTCGAATCGCTGAACCCCGCGGGCATCGAGACGGAGCGCGACCGCCAGGAGGCGATGGACACCAAGCGGTGGATGAACTTCCTCAAGCAGGCGCTCGGCGAGGAGAGCGGCTCCCGGCTGGGTGGCCGATGAGCCGGAACGCGGAGGTGGCCGACCGGCTGGACGAGATGGCCGACCGGCTGGAGGCGCTCGGCGTCGAGTACAAGCCGCGCGCCTACCGGCAGGCGGCCGACAACATCCGCGGGCACACCGTCGCCATCGAGACCCTCGCCGAGCGGGGGCGGGACGCGGTCGAAGAGATAGACCGGGTCGGGGAGGCCATCGCCGCGAAGGTCGTCGAGTACGTCGAGACCGGGGAGATAGCGGAACTGGAGGAGCTCCGCGACGACCTGCCGGTCGACATCGGGGCGCTGATGCGGGTCGAGGGGGTCGGTCCCAAGACCGTCGCGGACCTCTACGAGGCGCTCGGGGTCCGCGACCTCGACGACCTCGAAGCCGCCGCGGAGGCCGGCGAGATACGGGAGGTGAAGGGGTTCGGCCCGAAGACGGAGGAGAACATCCTCGACAACATCGAGTTCGCCCGCGAGAGCCACGAGCGGGCGCTGTTGGGCGAGGCACAGCCGCTCGCGGAGCGCGTCCTCGACCACCTGCGCGACCACGGGGCCGTGACGGCCGCCGACACCGCCGGTTCCCTTCGTCGGTGGCGGCCGACGGTCGGCGACGTGGACGTGCTCGTCGCCAGCGACGCGGGCGAGGCGGTCGTGGAGCACTTCACCGAGTTCGACGCGGAGGTCATCGAGGCGGGGACCTCGAAGGCGAGCCTCCGGGCCGACGGGATGCGCGTGGACCTCCGGGTGGTCGTGGAGGCGGAGTGGGGCGCCGCGCTCCAGTACTTCACGGGGAGCCGCGACCACAACATCGTCCTGCGCAACCGCGCCATCGAGCGCGACCTGAAGGTGAACGAGTACGGCGTCTTCGACGTGTCGGGGGTCGAGGACCCCGACGCCGGCCAGCGGGTGGGCGAGCGCGTCGCGGGCGGGACGGAGGCGTCGATGTACGAGGCGCTCGACCTCCCTCTCATTCCTCCCGAACTGCGCGAGGACCGCGGCGAGGTCGCCGCCGCCGACGCGGGCGACCTCCCCGACCTCGTGGCGCTCGGCGACCTGCGGGGCGACCTCCACACCCACACGGACGCCTCCGACGGCGACGAGTCGGTCGCGGGGATGCTCGCGGGCGCGGCCGAGTTCGGCCACGACTACCTCGCCGTCACCGACCACGCCACCGGGCCGGGGATGGTCGGCGGGGTCGGCGTCTCCGATGACGAACTGCTCGCCGTCGCCGAGGAGGTGCGCGCGGCCGACAGCGAGGTCCGGGCGTTCACCGGGGTCGAGGCGAACATCGCCGCCGACGGGAGCGTGAGCGTCGCGGACGACGTGCTCGCGGAACTCGACTGCGTCGTCGCCTCCCCGCACGCCGCGCTCGACGGCGACGGCACCGACCGGCTGGTGGCCGCCGCCGAACACCCCGCGGTGAACGTCCTCGGCCACCCGACCGGCCGCCTGCTCAACCGTCGGGCGGGGCTGGACATCGACATCGACGCGGTCGCCGCGGCCGCCGCCGCGAACGACACCGCGCTCGAGATCAACGCCAACCCCCACCGGCTGGACCTCCGGGGCGGCTACGTCAAGGCCGCCGTCGATGCCGGCGCGACCATCGCCGTGAACACCGACGCCCACCGGCCGGCCGCGTTCGACTACCTCCGGTTCGGCGTCCACACCGCCCGGCGCGGGTGGGCCGAGGCCGCGGACGTGCTCAACGCGCGCGACGCCGACGGGGTGGCCGACTTCCTCGGCCTGTAGCGGGAAGACCTATGCCCGCGACGCCGCTTCCCCCGACGATGCCCTCCAGACGCACGCTCCTGACCGGCGCGGCGGCCGCGGGCGCGACCGCGCTCGCCGGCTGTTCGACCGGCGACGCGCTCGACCCGGCGACGCAGGGGGACACGCCGACTGCCCCCGAGGACGCGACGGTCGTCGCCACGGCCGAGCGGTCGGTCGACGCCGACCCGCCGAACGGCGCGTTCCGGGTCTCGGCCGCCGTCCACGAACGCCCGGCCGGCGACCGGACCGAACTCCACCTCCTCACCGACCACCGGCTGATTCCCGGGGAGAACCAGCACGCGAACAACGGCTGGCGGCTCGCCGAACTCGGCGTCGAACACGTGAGCGACGCGACCACCGTGACCGGCGGGACGAACTTCCGGCGGCCGGACGAGGGGGAGTCAGCGGCGGTGCGCCTCGGCAGCGAGACGACGCCGTCCGGCCGTCGCTGGACCGTCCGGTTCGGCGACTCGGGGGACGCGACGTGGAGCGTCACCGCCTACACCGTGTCGGAGACGGACCGCGACCCCGCCGCGGGCGACCGCCTCGCGGAGGTCCGGACGCACGTTCGGGAGACGAAGCCGTGGAGCACGGCGTCCTACGAGGCGACCCGCCGGACGAGCCTCGTCTACGGCGAGGACCGCTGAGATGGCTCCCGAGCGGCCGGACCCGCCGTTCCTGCTCGACGTCATGTGCGGGAAGCTCGCCACCTACCTCCGCTTCTGCGGGTACGACGCGGCGTACGCGCTCGACAGGGGCGTCGAGGCCGACGACCGCCTGCTCGCACTGGCGCGCGACGAGGGCCGGACGCTCCTCACCCGCGACCGGGAACTCGCCGACCGGGCCGGCGAGCGCGGCGTCCTGCTCACCGACAGAGGGGTCGAGGGACAGTTGCGCGAACTCGCCGACGCGGGCCTCCCCCTCGCCGTCGCCGCGGAGCCGGCACACTGCGGCGCGTGCAACGGCCCCGTCGAGGCCGTCGCCCCCGGGGCCGAGGTCCCCGAGTACGCGCCCGCCCCCGACGAAACCGAGGCGTGGCGCTGTCGCTCCTGCGGACAGTACTTCTGGAAGGGGTCACACTGGGACCGCGTGGAGGAGACGCTCGCCGGGCTCTAGTCGGTGTTGGGCCGCCACTCGGAGCAGGCGTCCATGTCGTCCATGACCTCCTCGTGGAGGCCGCAGTACGGCGCGAGGCCGTCGTCGGTGCGGACGTAGCTGAACTCGCTGCAGTTGCCGCAGTAGGCGTCGTCGGGGCGCGGGCCGGAGCGCGAGCGGCCCGCGTCCGACTCCGTCGCCCCGCGGTTCGGGCGCGTGGAGACGCGGTCCGGGCCGGCGGGGGCGGACTCGGTGGAGGAGGAGGTCGTCGGCTCGCTCATCGTCGTCACCTCCGCGCCGCCATCGGAGACGGTGGAGGCGTCGGGGCCGTTCGTCTGGGTCGGGGTGTTGCCGTCCGGCGTCTCGCCGAGCAGGCCGATGCCGCCGAGCCCCTGCCGGAGGCGGTCGTTCGACACCTCGACGACGCGGGTCTTCCCCTCCTTCGTCACCTCGAGGCGGACGGTACCGCCGGGGTCGTTGCGCGCCTTGAAGTTCGCGACGGCGACGAACAGACACCAGAACGTCGTGATGACGCCGACGAAGTAGACGGCGGTCACGGGAAGGGTGTAGTCGGTCGGCATCCCGAACCAGTTGCTCGGGTAGACGGCGACGAAGGCGACGACGCCGACGAGCGCGACGGCCGCGCCGAGCCACCCGGCCGCGCGGATGCGCCACGACGCCTTCGGGAGGACGGTCATCCCCCCGAGGAAGACGGCGGGCAGGCCCACGCCGGCGAGGACGCCGGCCAGTTCGCGCGCGCCGAACTTCGAGAGGCCGAGGACGCCGCCGCCGCCGGCGGACGTCCCGACGACGATGCCGACGACGGTCAGGACGGCGCCGACCCCGAACAGCCCGACCCCCGCGTACAGCCGGCGGAGGTCGGCCCCGCCGGCGCCTCCCTCGTAGACCTCCGTGAGGCTGGTCATACTGCCTCTTTCCGCCCTCTCGACAAAAAACTGTGTCAGACGCCCGTCCGACGCGCGGGGAAGTGTATGAAAAAGGCCTTAACGGCGCCCCGGGTGGTTCAGAGCCATGAAGGCAGTCGTCCTCGCGGGCGGGTACGCGACCCGTCTGTGGCCCATCACCCGCCACCGCCCGAAGATGCTCCTCCCCGTCGGCGACTCGACCGTCATCGACCGCATCTTCGCGGAATTGGAGGCGGACGACCGCATCGACGAGGTGTTCGTCTCCACGAACGAGGCGTTCGCCGAGGAGTTCGAGGCGTATCTGGCCGACTCCGCGTTCGAGAAGCCCGTCCTCTCGGTCGAGGACACGACGGAGGAGGACGAGAAGTTCGGCGTCGTCGGCGCGCTGGCCCAGCTGGTCGCGAGGGAGGGAATCGACGACGACCTCGTGGTCGTCGCGGGCGACAACCTCATCGGCTTCGATGTGGCCGACTTCGTGGACTTCTTCGAGGCGAAGGGCGGGCCGACCCTCGCGGCGTACGACGTGGGCTCGCTCGACAAGGCCTCCTCGTACGGCGTCATCGACACGGAGGGCGACCGCGTCGTCGATTTCCGGGAGAAGCCGGCCCAGCCGCCGAGCACGCTCGTCTCCATCGCCTGCTACGGCTTCCCCCGCGAGGCGCTCCGCTTCGAGGAGTACCTCGCGGACGGCAACAACCCCGACGAGCCGGGGTGGTTCGTCCAGTGGCTCGTCGAACACGACGAGGTGTACGCCTTCCCGTTCGACGAGGCGTGGTTCGACATCGGCACGCCCGAGTCGTACCTGGAGGCCGTCGCGTGGACGCTCGACGGCGGGACGCTCGTCGCCGACGACGCCGAGGTGTCGGGATCGACGCTCGGGGCGAACGTCCACGTGATGTCCGGCGCGCGCGTCGTCGACTCGACGCTGGAGGACACCGTCGTGTTCCCGAACGCGACGGTCGTCGACTGCGAGATACACGACTCCATCGTCGACGAGGAGGCCCGCGTCGAGAACATCGACCTCGCGGGCGCGCTGTTGGGTGCCCACTCGCAGCTGACGAACGGCGCGGACTGACCGCGGGGCGACACGACAAGGCGAGCTTTCCGCCCGTAGGCGGCCTATTACTTTCCGCTCACGGCGCCTCACCCGGAGCGAGGTGTAACAATGCAAACCGAAGGCCGTCTCCGGGTCAACGCCGTGGACTGGATATCGCTCGTGCTCGTCATCGTCGGGGCCATCAACTGGGGTCTCGTCGGCATCGGCGAGTTCCTGGAGGCCAACTGGAACGTCGTGAACCTCCTCCTCGGCTCCGTGCCGACGCTGGAGTTCCTCGTGTACGTCCTGGTGGGTCTCGCGGGCATCTACGAGCTGTACTTCGCGTACCAGCTCTACAGCGCCCGGGGCACGCCCAGCAGCCGGACCACGCAGTAACGCCCGGCGGCCCGCGCCGCCGTTCCGCTTTCGTTTTTCCTACTCCGCCAGCCGCGCGTCCGTGACCTCGATGTGGCCCCGGTCGCCCGCCCACACGGTGTCGTACGTCAGTTCGATGCGGCGGGCCATGTGCGGCCCGTCGGTCACGAACGTCTCGAACTCCCCGCCCTCGCCGAGGAGGTGGACGCCGTACTCCTCGTTGAGGGCTTCGAGGTCGGCGAGCGCGTCGGCGTCGAGCGTCCGGCCGAGCCACGACTCGTCGAGCCCGTAGGCCGCGACCTGCACGATGCGTATCTCGAAGCCCGCGTCGAGCATCGCGTCGGCGAGCGCTCGGGGCTCGCGCTGCCACAGCGGGGCGAACAGCTCCGCGTCGAGCCGGTCGCACATCGCCTCGATGCGCGAGGTCTGGTACTCGCTCTCGACGGCGCCGGCCGTGACGCCGCCGATACCGCCCCACTCGTCGGCGAGCGATTCGAGGGCGCGCTCCAGCGGTTCGAGCTCCCGGTCGCCCTGCGCGCCCGACTCCGCGGCCTCGTCCGCGGCGAAGTCGCCGGGCGAAACGTCGAGCAGGTCGATGCCGATGGACTCGGCTGCCAGCCCCGCGAGATGCGTCGCCGGGGTGTGGTACATGTAGGAATCGCCCTCGGGGTGGACGGTGACGAGCCGCTCGACGGGGTGGCCGGCTTCGAGCGCGCGGTACAGCGCCCACGAGGAGTCCTTCCCCCCGGAGAAGAGGCTCACCCACGGATACTCGGTCATTGTCCGCCGTAGCCGTCGCCCCGACTTACCGCTGACGGGTCGCGCCGCCTCACGGGCTCTGCAGGTCGGCGGGTATCTCGCGGCCGGCGACGTAGGAGGCGAACACCACCCCGCCGACGGAGACGACGAGGCTCGCGAAGACGAAGAGGGCGAGCCGTTCGAGCCCGCCGAGCGGGAAGGCGGCCACCGTCACCGGGCCGAGGGTGAGTTCGGGGATACGGGCGACGCCGATCTCGCCGCCGCGTTCGAGGAAGTAGGCCGCGAAGCCGCGGACGACGAGGCCGACCGCCGCGACGCCGAAGGGGAGATTGAGGAGCGCGGAGCGGACCCCCTCGTCGGCGAGCAGTTCGTCCGCGAGCCGGCCCGTCGAGGCCGCGAGCGCCGCGGTCGTCAGCCACGGGACGGCCTCGAAGACGAACCGCATCGCCGAGAGGAACACGCCGGCGTCGCTCGCGGCGTTGGCCGCGACGGCGCCGACGAACGCGCCCACGAGCGCCAGCCCCGCGCCGACGACGTAGGTGACGAGCGACACCTGCCCGGAGTAGAACGCCTCCCGCACGGTGCCGGGTATCTCGGCCACGACGTCGTCCACGCCGAGCCCCTTGTACAGCAGGAAGACGCCGAGCGCGGCGACGACGGCCGCGACGGCCAGCGCCACCGAGTCGGCGAGCAGCAACAGGACCGGGAAGGCGAGCATCGTCGCGCCCAGCGGCACGAGCACCGTCGAGCGCAGTTCCTCGTCGGCGAGGAACTGCTTGAGCAGGTAGTAGGTGGACTCGATGTCGTGGCTCTGGCGGACGACCACCCGGTCCACGGCGTCGACGCGGAGCCGGGACTCCACGATGGGGACGAGCCGCTCGGCCTCCGCGCTCGCGACGACGACAACGGCCGAGTCGGGGTTCAGCCGCTCGACGATGTCGTCCAGCCCGCGCGCGACCGCCCGGTCCGCGCGGACGGCGTCGCCCGCGCCCGACACCACGGCCACCTCCGCGGGTTCGTTCTCGTCGCGCAGGTCGCGCGCCACCTTCAGCGCCTCCAGCATCGAGTTCACCCGGGAGTCGCCGGGGTCGTCGATACCTACGTCGGTGACGAGCGCGCGGACCGCCTCCCAGCCGACGACCGGCTCGTCGGCCAGGCCGCCGTCCCGGTCCACACACACGACCAGCGTTGTCACGTCGGAAGGGAAACCGCCGCGGGACAAAAGTCTTCAGCCGTCAGAGCCGGAAATCCGCGTCGCCGTCCACGGTGTCCGCGACGCCGCGCCCGAACGCGTACGCCAGCGAGGCCGCCCCGCCCCGGAGGCGCGCGAGCGGCCCCTGTGCCGGCGAGAACTCCGCGACGCCGACCTCGGTACCGAGCCGGTCTTCGAGCATCGCCTCCACGTCGTCGCGGGTGCCGAGCTCGTCCACGAGCCCGTTGTCGCGCGCCTCGCCGCCGAGGTACACCTTCGCGTCGGTCGAGCGGACGAACTCGGGGTCCAGCCCGCGCCCCTCCGCGACCACGTCCACGAACTCCTCGTAGTAGCCGTCGATGATGCCCTGCAGGTACTCGCGGTCGTCGTCCTCCATCTCGGCGAAGGGGACGCCCGCCTCCTTGTACTCGCCGGCGGTGAACTGCTCGTAGGAGACGCCCACCTTGTCGAGCAGCTCCGTGGCGGTGAAGCGGGAGCCGCGGACGCCGATGGAGCCGACGATGCTCCCCTCGCGCGCCCACAGCTCGTCGCAGGCGCTGGCTATCCAGTAGCCGCCGGAGGCGCACACGTCGGTCGCGTACGCGACGGTCGGGCCGTCGAACCGCTCGGCGGCGAGCCGGATGTCGTCGGACGGCACGACCTGCCCGCCCGGCGTGTTGAGCTTCACGACGAGCGCCTCGACGTTCGGGTCGTCGTTCGCGCGGTCGAGCTGGTCGACCACCGCGTCCGCGCCGGTGCCGCCGGGGTCGGTCGGGAGGCCGCCGCCCCCGCCGTCGCGGGTGATGGGCCCCTCGACCGCGACTTCCGCGACGTTGTAGTCGGGGAACCACGAGGCCGCGAGGTTGCCGGCGAGTCGGACCGCGGCGACGAGCGCGGCGAGCACGAGCAGGACGCCGAGCAGGTCCGCGAGGTTCCCCGGGTACTCGACGAACAGGAGCCAGCCGGCGACCGCCGCGACGACGAGCGCGACCGCGAGCACGACGACGCGGCCGACGGTATCCGATGTGTCGTTCATACCCCGCGTGGGGAGCGCCGGCGGATAAATCCGACCCCGCGACGGTGCGGCCGCTCGCGGGCGGCGGAAAACGTGGAAAAGTCGCGTGCGATTACAGCAGGCCGGTCTTCTGCAGCTTCATCAGGTCCTCGGTGTCGAGCGTCTCGCCGTCCTGGAAGGCCTGGTATATCTCCTCGGCCTCCTCGCGGGCCTCGGCCTCCTTCTCCTCGCGGGCCTCGCGCTTCTCGGACTCCTCCTCCTCGTCCAGCTCGCGCAGACGCTTCTGGACGCGGACGAAGTCCTCGTGGTGGCGGTCGGCGGCCTCCTGGGCGTCGACGAACTGCTCGTGCCACTCGTCGGCCTCGTCGCGGATCTCGTCGGCCTCGCGGTAGGCCTCGATCATCTGGTTGTGGTGCTCCTGGGCCTCGTCCGCGAGCTCCGTCACCTTCTGGTGGTGCTCGGACGCCTGCGCGCGGACCTCCTGGGCCTTCTCCTTGAGCTCCTCCAGCTCGCCCGACTGGTCGAGCTTCTCCTTGCGCTCGGAGAGCTTCTCGCGCTTCTCCTCGATCTCCTCGATGAGTTCGCGCTCGTCCTCGGTCGAGAGCACCTCGGTCTGCTGTTTGAACTCGAGGTCCTCGATCTCCTCCTTGAGCTGCTCGACGGACTTCCCCTCGTTCAGTTCGAGGTCGTCCTTGAGCTGGTCGACCTTGTCGAACAGCTCGTTGGCCTTGGCGTTGAGCTCGTTTCGCTTCTCCTTGTGCTCCTGGACCTGCTCGTTGAGCTCGTCGCGCTTCTCGCGGTGCTCCTGTGCCTCGTCCACCTTCTCCCGCGTCTTGGCGTTGAACTCGTCGCGCTTGGAGGCGCGCTCGGAGGCCATCTGGTTCAGGTCGTTCCGTCGGTCACGGAGCTGACCCGCCTTCTTGATGAGCTGGCCTTTGTTGTCGGTTTCGAGTTCTTCGTCGGTGAGCGGTACGTTCTTGCTGTCTTCAATACTGTCTGCCATGGTTACGATCTATGCCATTACCGCTCCGAGCGCAGCATCGGCTTCTCGGAAGAAAGCTACCGTCCGGACAAGCGGTT from Halosegnis marinus carries:
- a CDS encoding heavy metal translocating P-type ATPase, with the translated sequence MSSDASARPEEPARPSVCVIPVARRGGRGDAGARSIERALAGTPGVHDADVSFRTGTVRISYDAEAVTEDALERLVRDHDVPVTDGPASEGADAGTGTDLRREVVFTALALVGMGVGLATGWLDGPRALAWLGYGAAYAFGGWYGLRGAVETLRHRAVDIDLLMIVAALGALSIGAPFEGAMLLFLFSLSNTLQHYAIGRSRRAIESLVEMRPESARVIRDGSETAVPIDEVAVGDVFVVRPGDRVPLDGVVVAGESAVDQASLTGESMPVAKGPGDEVFAGTINEGGSLEIETTRRAHESAITRLIHMVERAQSEKAPTQRLIDRLEQPYVLGVFGLTVAAVAVPLSLGSEFTGAFYRAMTLMVAASPCAVIISTPAAVLSAIASGGRQGVLFKGGEHVEAAATVDAVAFDKTGTLTRGDTELTDVLVRDGAEGESDLLALAAAVQGRSEHHLARATVRAAEDRALDVPEARDFRAVAGKGVRAAVGDGTVHIGNRSYVETVLDGTVEGLDRGLERLAALESEGKTSVLVVRETDGTARVLGWLAYTDTLRPGAAEMVADLRSLGVERILMLTGDNERVARRIGEAVGIDEVRAELLPEEKVATVEELATRYDTVAMVGDGVNDAPALATADLGIAMGGAGTDVALETADVVLMGDDLGKIPYVLGLGRRTRRTLTVNLAVAFGAIALMVGAILLRGIPLPLAVVGHEGSTVLVSLNGLRLLAYR
- a CDS encoding universal stress protein, producing MPDSLLVPVDGSPLARRAVRYAVENFPGASVTTLHVIDPVDSIVAAEAGGLPVADGWYERARERAAEIHEEARGIADEHGVELATATTVGRPARAILDYAEDHDVDLILLGSHGREGIERALLGSVAERVVRDGRRPVTVVR
- a CDS encoding DUF5788 family protein, which translates into the protein MKEYEREILLERIGRESATVGAEIPERIEVQGEEIDLRSFVFEIKRRDTVPAGERERVERAKKNLRRERLQRKQRIEEDEVNFEEGEALAAAVIGIDRALNALESLNPAGIETERDRQEAMDTKRWMNFLKQALGEESGSRLGGR
- a CDS encoding helix-hairpin-helix domain-containing protein, which codes for MSRNAEVADRLDEMADRLEALGVEYKPRAYRQAADNIRGHTVAIETLAERGRDAVEEIDRVGEAIAAKVVEYVETGEIAELEELRDDLPVDIGALMRVEGVGPKTVADLYEALGVRDLDDLEAAAEAGEIREVKGFGPKTEENILDNIEFARESHERALLGEAQPLAERVLDHLRDHGAVTAADTAGSLRRWRPTVGDVDVLVASDAGEAVVEHFTEFDAEVIEAGTSKASLRADGMRVDLRVVVEAEWGAALQYFTGSRDHNIVLRNRAIERDLKVNEYGVFDVSGVEDPDAGQRVGERVAGGTEASMYEALDLPLIPPELREDRGEVAAADAGDLPDLVALGDLRGDLHTHTDASDGDESVAGMLAGAAEFGHDYLAVTDHATGPGMVGGVGVSDDELLAVAEEVRAADSEVRAFTGVEANIAADGSVSVADDVLAELDCVVASPHAALDGDGTDRLVAAAEHPAVNVLGHPTGRLLNRRAGLDIDIDAVAAAAAANDTALEINANPHRLDLRGGYVKAAVDAGATIAVNTDAHRPAAFDYLRFGVHTARRGWAEAADVLNARDADGVADFLGL
- a CDS encoding Mut7-C RNAse domain-containing protein, which translates into the protein MAPERPDPPFLLDVMCGKLATYLRFCGYDAAYALDRGVEADDRLLALARDEGRTLLTRDRELADRAGERGVLLTDRGVEGQLRELADAGLPLAVAAEPAHCGACNGPVEAVAPGAEVPEYAPAPDETEAWRCRSCGQYFWKGSHWDRVEETLAGL
- a CDS encoding DUF7139 domain-containing protein, with amino-acid sequence MTSLTEVYEGGAGGADLRRLYAGVGLFGVGAVLTVVGIVVGTSAGGGGVLGLSKFGARELAGVLAGVGLPAVFLGGMTVLPKASWRIRAAGWLGAAVALVGVVAFVAVYPSNWFGMPTDYTLPVTAVYFVGVITTFWCLFVAVANFKARNDPGGTVRLEVTKEGKTRVVEVSNDRLRQGLGGIGLLGETPDGNTPTQTNGPDASTVSDGGAEVTTMSEPTTSSSTESAPAGPDRVSTRPNRGATESDAGRSRSGPRPDDAYCGNCSEFSYVRTDDGLAPYCGLHEEVMDDMDACSEWRPNTD
- a CDS encoding NDP-sugar synthase — encoded protein: MKAVVLAGGYATRLWPITRHRPKMLLPVGDSTVIDRIFAELEADDRIDEVFVSTNEAFAEEFEAYLADSAFEKPVLSVEDTTEEDEKFGVVGALAQLVAREGIDDDLVVVAGDNLIGFDVADFVDFFEAKGGPTLAAYDVGSLDKASSYGVIDTEGDRVVDFREKPAQPPSTLVSIACYGFPREALRFEEYLADGNNPDEPGWFVQWLVEHDEVYAFPFDEAWFDIGTPESYLEAVAWTLDGGTLVADDAEVSGSTLGANVHVMSGARVVDSTLEDTVVFPNATVVDCEIHDSIVDEEARVENIDLAGALLGAHSQLTNGAD
- a CDS encoding DUF378 domain-containing protein — protein: MQTEGRLRVNAVDWISLVLVIVGAINWGLVGIGEFLEANWNVVNLLLGSVPTLEFLVYVLVGLAGIYELYFAYQLYSARGTPSSRTTQ
- a CDS encoding diphthine--ammonia ligase, encoding MTEYPWVSLFSGGKDSSWALYRALEAGHPVERLVTVHPEGDSYMYHTPATHLAGLAAESIGIDLLDVSPGDFAADEAAESGAQGDRELEPLERALESLADEWGGIGGVTAGAVESEYQTSRIEAMCDRLDAELFAPLWQREPRALADAMLDAGFEIRIVQVAAYGLDESWLGRTLDADALADLEALNEEYGVHLLGEGGEFETFVTDGPHMARRIELTYDTVWAGDRGHIEVTDARLAE